A region of Sulfurovum sp. DNA encodes the following proteins:
- the galE gene encoding UDP-glucose 4-epimerase GalE, with product MNILVTGGAGYIGSHTSLLLLEAGHKVIVLDNFSNSSSESIKRVEEITGKPIVLVEGDIRNQNELEVLFSSYEIDIVIHFAGLKAVGESVEKPMKYYETNVYGTVQLCKVMAEHGCRSIVFSSSATVYGDPHSVPIKEDFSLHPTNPYGRTKLMIEEMLRDLYISDNQWKVILLRYFNPVGAHESGKIGEDPNDIPNNLMPLIAQTAVGKREKISIFGNDYNTHDGTGVRDYIHVMDLSEGHLKALEKIGNMNGVLTINLGTGRGYSVFDMVKTFEKVSGKEIPYVIAPRRSGDIAQCYADPSYAKEVLGWEAEKGIEEMCEDTWRWQSMNPRGYH from the coding sequence ATGAATATTTTAGTGACTGGAGGTGCTGGATATATTGGATCACATACCTCACTCCTTCTTTTGGAAGCTGGACATAAAGTGATTGTCCTTGATAATTTCAGTAACTCATCTAGTGAAAGTATTAAGAGAGTAGAGGAGATTACTGGAAAACCTATTGTACTCGTAGAGGGCGACATAAGGAACCAAAATGAGCTTGAAGTACTCTTCTCTTCTTATGAGATTGATATTGTAATTCACTTTGCTGGGCTTAAGGCAGTGGGTGAGTCCGTTGAAAAACCAATGAAGTATTATGAGACAAATGTTTATGGTACAGTACAGTTGTGCAAAGTGATGGCAGAGCATGGGTGTCGATCTATTGTATTTAGTTCATCTGCAACGGTTTATGGTGATCCTCATTCAGTTCCTATTAAAGAAGATTTTTCATTACATCCTACCAACCCCTATGGTAGAACCAAACTGATGATTGAAGAGATGCTACGCGATCTATATATTTCAGACAATCAGTGGAAGGTGATACTGCTTCGCTACTTTAATCCAGTAGGAGCACATGAGTCTGGTAAAATAGGTGAAGATCCAAATGATATCCCCAACAACTTAATGCCCCTTATTGCTCAGACTGCAGTAGGTAAACGTGAAAAAATTTCTATATTTGGAAATGACTACAATACGCATGATGGTACAGGAGTACGGGACTATATTCATGTGATGGATTTGTCAGAAGGACACCTTAAGGCACTTGAAAAGATTGGTAATATGAATGGTGTTCTCACCATTAATTTAGGAACTGGACGAGGGTATTCTGTATTTGATATGGTTAAAACTTTTGAAAAAGTATCTGGAAAAGAGATACCTTATGTTATTGCACCAAGACGCAGTGGAGATATTGCCCAATGCTATGCTGACCCAAGTTATGCAAAAGAGGTACTTGGCTGGGAGGCAGAAAAAGGCATTGAAGAGATGTGTGAAGATACTTGGCGGTGGCAAAGTATGAATCCAAGAGGGTATCATTAA
- a CDS encoding 23S rRNA (pseudouridine(1915)-N(3))-methyltransferase RlmH produces MKINVIIVDKKGKDGLYAPLIEHYKKIAKPFAKIDVIECFDKEIAKAHDISPKAAQKAYSEAMEQYLLGSFNIALNPSSKEVDSFDVANLLKDRSSINFYIGGAYGFESNFLSKCNKAISFGKITLSHKLVKIVLLEQIFRGLAINNNHPYHK; encoded by the coding sequence ATGAAGATAAATGTTATTATTGTTGATAAAAAAGGGAAAGATGGGCTATATGCACCACTGATAGAGCACTATAAAAAGATTGCAAAACCATTTGCAAAAATTGATGTCATAGAGTGCTTTGACAAAGAGATTGCTAAAGCACATGATATCTCTCCCAAGGCAGCACAGAAGGCATATTCTGAAGCAATGGAGCAGTACCTTCTTGGTAGTTTTAATATTGCATTAAACCCTTCATCAAAAGAGGTAGATAGTTTTGATGTTGCAAACCTGCTTAAGGATAGAAGTAGTATAAACTTTTACATTGGCGGTGCATACGGCTTTGAGAGCAATTTTTTAAGTAAATGTAATAAAGCCATATCATTTGGTAAAATAACACTTTCACATAAACTGGTTAAGATTGTACTACTCGAACAGATATTTAGGGGTTTGGCAATTAACAATAATCATCCATATCATAAATAG
- a CDS encoding divalent-cation tolerance protein CutA: MGASNYCMVTTTTDNQENADLITQTLLQEKLVSCVQVSSIESSYRWKGKIITSKEIRLEIKTNVSLFAEIKETIEKIHTYDVPEILMFIIDDAKPDYLRWIDGETKN, encoded by the coding sequence ATGGGTGCATCTAACTACTGTATGGTCACAACAACCACAGACAATCAAGAGAATGCAGATCTGATTACACAAACCCTACTACAAGAAAAACTTGTATCTTGTGTACAGGTCTCATCTATTGAGAGTTCTTATCGATGGAAAGGCAAAATCATTACAAGCAAAGAGATACGCCTTGAAATCAAAACAAACGTTTCACTCTTTGCAGAGATTAAAGAAACAATAGAAAAAATCCACACCTATGATGTTCCTGAAATACTAATGTTTATTATAGATGATGCCAAGCCAGATTACTTGCGGTGGATTGATGGGGAAACCAAAAACTGA
- a CDS encoding low molecular weight phosphotyrosine protein phosphatase, producing MKRILFVCLGNICRSPLAEGIAHHYLIQKSQKTIEIDSAGTSEWHKGEAPCKHSIEVAQQHNIDISSQRSRPVTQSDQYKFDYIVALDKQNRNDLEIMGFQNIYLLGDFGSHGGEDVPDPYFFNGFEGFEKVYNMIETAVKDLIEKVEHGCI from the coding sequence ATGAAGCGTATCTTATTTGTCTGTCTTGGAAATATTTGTCGCAGTCCACTTGCTGAGGGAATTGCCCATCACTATCTTATTCAGAAATCTCAAAAAACAATTGAAATTGACTCTGCAGGAACCAGTGAGTGGCATAAAGGTGAGGCACCTTGCAAACACTCTATTGAAGTAGCACAACAGCACAATATTGATATCTCATCACAAAGATCAAGACCTGTCACGCAAAGTGACCAGTACAAATTTGATTATATTGTTGCCCTAGATAAACAGAACCGAAATGATCTAGAAATAATGGGGTTTCAAAATATCTACCTACTTGGTGATTTTGGTAGTCACGGAGGGGAGGATGTGCCAGATCCCTATTTTTTTAATGGATTTGAAGGTTTTGAAAAGGTTTACAATATGATTGAAACTGCCGTAAAAGACTTGATTGAAAAGGTGGAACATGGGTGCATCTAA
- a CDS encoding sulfite exporter TauE/SafE family protein has product MMFIELVPVGIFIGTMSGFFGVGGGMILVPILLAIGFEIKDAIGISIVQMTFSSIFGSYLNYKKGSLIIGEGIFVGLGGFGGGYIGGYVTEHIPDTALQFTFLGLLLFALFRLFFSKNHHDDTQTKTLNKGLLFTIGLGIGIFSITLGIGGSIILTPLLVGLLHYPIKKAVSAGLFFVVFSSIAGMISRLSTGTIDFGNGLVVAISLVGVALGIWLKTTLL; this is encoded by the coding sequence ATGATGTTTATTGAATTGGTACCTGTTGGCATATTCATAGGCACAATGTCTGGTTTCTTTGGTGTTGGTGGAGGGATGATCCTTGTGCCCATTCTTTTGGCCATAGGATTTGAGATTAAAGATGCCATTGGGATCTCCATAGTTCAGATGACATTCTCTTCTATTTTTGGTTCTTACCTGAACTATAAAAAAGGTTCACTCATCATAGGTGAGGGGATCTTTGTCGGGCTTGGTGGTTTTGGTGGTGGCTACATTGGTGGTTATGTCACAGAGCACATTCCAGATACTGCGTTGCAGTTTACATTTCTGGGCTTGCTTCTCTTTGCTCTTTTTAGGCTCTTTTTCTCCAAAAACCATCATGATGATACCCAAACCAAGACACTCAACAAAGGCTTACTTTTTACCATAGGTTTGGGGATTGGTATTTTCTCTATTACACTAGGGATTGGTGGCTCCATCATCTTAACACCACTTTTAGTAGGGCTTTTGCACTACCCCATCAAAAAGGCAGTCTCAGCTGGGCTTTTCTTTGTAGTATTCTCTTCCATCGCAGGGATGATAAGCCGTTTGAGCACCGGAACCATAGACTTTGGCAATGGGTTGGTGGTGGCAATATCTCTTGTAGGTGTGGCACTGGGTATTTGGCTTAAGACCACGTTACTTTAA
- the dksA gene encoding RNA polymerase-binding protein DksA yields MLTQKELEIFKGKLLDRRVQIEKNLIGTAQELDGMRELELNDEGDYAAASAESIVDGAILDKQRKELAEIDLALDKINNETYGICEMCEEPIGRARLEVKNFARFCIVCREISEKEEQ; encoded by the coding sequence ATGTTGACACAAAAAGAACTGGAGATATTCAAGGGTAAATTACTTGATAGGAGAGTACAGATTGAAAAGAATCTTATAGGAACGGCACAGGAGCTTGATGGCATGAGAGAATTAGAACTCAATGATGAGGGTGATTATGCCGCAGCTTCGGCAGAAAGTATAGTAGATGGTGCAATCTTGGATAAACAACGAAAAGAATTAGCAGAAATTGATTTGGCTTTGGATAAAATAAACAACGAAACCTACGGTATTTGTGAAATGTGTGAAGAGCCAATAGGGCGTGCGCGTCTTGAGGTCAAAAATTTTGCACGTTTTTGTATTGTTTGTAGGGAGATTAGCGAAAAAGAAGAACAGTAA
- a CDS encoding tRNA-dihydrouridine synthase → MPKLDFTKPFYALAPLAGFTDLPFRSVVKKFGVDLTVSEMISSNALVYKSKKTYRMLEKAPSEDPYSIQIAGSDLEVIQKAVEIINEKEGVSVIDLNCGCPAPKVVNNLQGSSLLTNLSQMGKVIETIKKYSTKEYTSVKMRLGFNEKNHIQIAKVAEDAGADYIAVHGRTRAGRYKAAVDYDAIKEIKEAVAIPVIANGDIDSPQKAQWVLEYTGVDGIMIGRAAIKAPWIFSQIKEKMNEPSSELIKNVVLEHFDQMISYYDKYGAIIFRKNLHGYSKAGYQGASEFRDTINRIEDPKQMREVIETFFSQKFFYED, encoded by the coding sequence ATGCCTAAACTTGATTTTACCAAACCTTTCTATGCTCTAGCCCCACTAGCAGGATTTACGGATCTTCCTTTCCGCTCTGTTGTTAAAAAGTTTGGGGTTGACCTGACTGTCTCAGAGATGATTAGCTCTAACGCACTGGTATACAAGAGCAAAAAAACATACCGCATGTTGGAAAAAGCACCTTCAGAAGACCCATACAGTATTCAGATTGCAGGTAGTGATCTTGAGGTGATTCAAAAAGCAGTTGAAATTATTAATGAAAAAGAAGGGGTAAGTGTTATTGACCTTAACTGTGGCTGTCCTGCTCCCAAGGTGGTCAATAATTTACAGGGATCCTCCTTGCTAACCAATCTCTCACAGATGGGAAAGGTGATTGAAACCATCAAGAAATACTCTACCAAGGAGTACACTTCTGTTAAAATGCGTTTGGGTTTCAATGAAAAGAATCATATTCAAATTGCCAAAGTGGCTGAGGATGCTGGGGCAGATTATATTGCTGTACATGGGCGAACCAGGGCAGGTCGATATAAGGCTGCTGTTGATTATGATGCTATCAAAGAGATCAAAGAGGCTGTTGCAATTCCAGTGATTGCCAATGGCGATATTGACTCCCCTCAAAAGGCACAGTGGGTCTTGGAATATACTGGTGTAGATGGAATCATGATTGGTCGTGCCGCCATTAAGGCACCATGGATCTTTTCCCAGATTAAAGAGAAGATGAATGAACCTAGTTCAGAACTTATTAAAAATGTAGTACTTGAGCATTTTGACCAAATGATCTCTTATTATGACAAGTATGGTGCAATTATTTTTAGAAAAAACCTGCACGGATATTCAAAAGCAGGCTATCAAGGTGCTTCAGAATTTAGAGATACCATTAATCGCATTGAAGACCCTAAGCAGATGCGAGAGGTCATAGAAACATTCTTCTCCCAAAAATTTTTCTATGAAGATTGA